One genomic window of Xanthobacter dioxanivorans includes the following:
- a CDS encoding response regulator has translation MAPNALVKQLPYLRRYTRALVGSQAKGDLLVQNTLQAILDGKVTVDAQVSPRVALYKAFHEVWNRRPATAGGATSRADARLQAMDPASRIALLLTAMEGFSYAETANILGTSVADIEVQVVSAQREIDRQIATRVLIIEDEWVIALDLKTLVAELGHEVIGVAPTHTKAVELAKAGNFGLVLADIQLADGSSGIEAVTEILESFNVPVIFITAFPDRLLTGERPEPTYLITKPFLTETVKATIAQALFFHEARAQPEGAVSARTA, from the coding sequence ATGGCTCCGAATGCGCTCGTCAAGCAGCTTCCGTACCTGCGCCGCTACACGCGGGCGCTGGTCGGCTCGCAGGCGAAGGGCGATCTGCTGGTGCAGAACACCCTGCAGGCGATCCTCGACGGCAAGGTCACGGTGGACGCCCAGGTCTCGCCGCGCGTCGCCCTCTACAAGGCGTTCCACGAGGTGTGGAACCGCCGCCCGGCGACCGCGGGCGGAGCGACCTCGCGGGCCGACGCCCGGCTTCAGGCCATGGACCCGGCCTCGCGCATCGCGCTGCTGCTCACCGCGATGGAAGGGTTCTCCTACGCCGAGACCGCCAACATCCTCGGCACCAGCGTCGCCGACATCGAGGTGCAGGTGGTGTCGGCGCAGCGGGAGATCGACCGGCAGATCGCCACCCGCGTCCTCATCATCGAGGACGAATGGGTGATCGCCCTCGACCTGAAGACCCTCGTCGCCGAGCTCGGGCACGAGGTGATCGGCGTCGCCCCGACCCATACCAAGGCGGTGGAGCTCGCCAAGGCCGGCAATTTCGGCCTCGTGCTGGCCGACATCCAGCTGGCCGACGGCTCCTCCGGCATCGAGGCGGTGACCGAGATCCTGGAGAGCTTCAACGTGCCGGTGATCTTCATCACCGCCTTCCCCGACCGCCTTTTGACCGGCGAGCGGCCGGAGCCCACCTATCTCATCACCAAGCCGTTCCTCACCGAGACGGTGAAGGCGACCATCGCCCAGGCGCTGTTCTTCCACGAAGCCCGGGCGCAACCCGAAGGCGCCGTCTCTGCCCGCACCGCCTGA